The following proteins are encoded in a genomic region of Aquifex aeolicus VF5:
- a CDS encoding lipoate--protein ligase encodes MKIYRAGKLDNLRSITLFHAMARLGYEGLIITTPVETYASVGYFDKTQEILDLEKCKKLGIPVIRREVGGGAVLLHENQVFYQLILKKSRAPFKVIDAYKKFSQPVINVYRRLGVEVEYRPINDLVVKRNKKKISGQGAADIEDSFVFVGGILLKFNTKLMAEIFRIPEEKFRDKVHKSLEENVTWVERETGRLPSYEEVEEFLVEEFSKVIPFEGEEPVPEEAIELADKLKEEFTSEEVLLEDTGRKHRAIKLREGVYLRTAVHKAQGGLIRTEVYTDGEVIERVKIYGDFTLYPKESLKELEEKLKGIKFEPEEIKKVAHEFLQKVDMPGVSAEDLVIAIYGD; translated from the coding sequence ATGAAGATTTACAGAGCCGGAAAGTTAGACAACCTTCGCTCCATTACCCTGTTCCACGCTATGGCAAGACTCGGGTATGAGGGTTTGATAATAACGACACCTGTGGAGACATATGCAAGTGTAGGGTACTTTGATAAAACACAGGAAATACTTGATTTGGAAAAGTGTAAAAAACTGGGAATTCCCGTAATAAGGAGAGAAGTGGGCGGAGGAGCTGTTTTGCTACACGAAAATCAGGTGTTTTATCAATTAATTCTCAAAAAGAGCAGAGCTCCCTTTAAGGTTATTGACGCTTACAAGAAGTTCTCTCAACCCGTTATAAACGTTTACAGAAGACTGGGTGTGGAAGTGGAGTACAGACCCATAAACGACCTCGTGGTAAAGAGAAACAAGAAAAAGATAAGCGGACAGGGAGCCGCGGACATAGAAGACTCCTTCGTATTCGTAGGCGGGATTCTTCTGAAGTTCAACACAAAACTCATGGCGGAGATATTCCGGATTCCGGAGGAGAAGTTCAGGGATAAAGTTCACAAGAGCTTAGAGGAAAACGTAACCTGGGTAGAGAGAGAAACGGGAAGACTGCCCTCTTACGAGGAAGTTGAGGAATTTCTCGTGGAAGAGTTTTCTAAAGTAATTCCCTTTGAAGGAGAGGAACCTGTACCGGAGGAAGCAATAGAACTTGCGGACAAACTAAAAGAAGAATTCACCTCAGAAGAGGTACTCTTAGAGGATACGGGAAGGAAGCACAGGGCTATAAAGCTGAGGGAAGGGGTGTACTTGAGAACCGCGGTTCACAAAGCGCAGGGAGGCTTGATCAGAACTGAAGTCTATACGGACGGAGAGGTAATAGAAAGGGTTAAAATTTACGGAGACTTTACCCTTTATCCGAAGGAAAGCTTAAAGGAACTTGAGGAGAAACTGAAAGGGATAAAGTTTGAACCAGAAGAGATTAAAAAGGTAGCGCACGAGTTTTTACAAAAGGTGGATATGCCGGGGGTGAGTGCTGAAGATTTAGTTATCGCCATTTACGGGGACTGA
- a CDS encoding RusA family crossover junction endodeoxyribonuclease: MEEIELYLSKLPVPKSNRYIRPKGGKVFKPPRVTNWEARAIWELREQFKGDAIDYEISVDITLILPNRRKRDIDNMLKSLWDVMEKAGVIKNDNLIFEVHTVKKIEKGKEGVIIKIRPFQSP; this comes from the coding sequence ATGGAAGAAATTGAGCTTTACCTTTCAAAGCTTCCCGTACCCAAAAGTAACAGGTACATAAGACCGAAGGGAGGGAAGGTGTTTAAACCCCCGAGAGTTACAAACTGGGAAGCGAGAGCCATATGGGAACTGAGAGAACAGTTTAAAGGAGATGCAATAGATTATGAGATATCCGTTGATATAACCTTAATACTCCCGAACAGGAGGAAGAGGGATATAGACAACATGTTAAAGAGCCTCTGGGACGTAATGGAAAAGGCGGGTGTGATAAAAAATGACAACTTAATATTTGAAGTGCACACGGTAAAGAAGATAGAAAAGGGTAAGGAGGGAGTGATAATAAAGATAAGACCCTTTCAGTCCCCGTAA
- the rplS gene encoding 50S ribosomal protein L19: MSSELLRKIEQKYLPKKEYPDFRVGYTVRVYYKIKEGDKERIQPFEGVVIRIRGSGAGKTFTVRRESFGVGIERTFPYYSPNIEKIEVVKIGKVRRAKLYYLRELKGKEAERKIKEIKQWEYEAMQRRKEEARKQREEEQKQAQEQAQEQEQNA; the protein is encoded by the coding sequence ATGAGCAGTGAATTGCTCAGGAAGATTGAACAAAAATACCTTCCCAAAAAGGAATATCCAGATTTCAGAGTAGGCTACACAGTAAGGGTTTACTACAAAATAAAGGAAGGAGATAAGGAAAGGATTCAGCCCTTTGAAGGTGTTGTTATAAGAATAAGGGGAAGCGGTGCAGGAAAGACCTTCACAGTAAGAAGGGAGTCCTTTGGAGTAGGGATAGAGAGGACATTCCCCTACTACAGTCCCAACATAGAAAAGATAGAGGTTGTGAAGATAGGTAAGGTAAGAAGGGCAAAACTCTACTACCTAAGAGAACTAAAGGGTAAAGAAGCGGAAAGGAAGATTAAGGAAATCAAGCAGTGGGAATACGAGGCTATGCAAAGGAGAAAGGAAGAGGCGAGAAAGCAAAGGGAAGAAGAACAAAAGCAGGCTCAGGAGCAGGCTCAAGAACAGGAACAGAATGCTTAA
- a CDS encoding ribonuclease HII — protein MLNYELELWEKGLLVAGVDEAGRGPLAGPVVAAAVILPPFTEPFIKGDSKKLTKKEREEAYEEIKNKALAVGTAVVDSAVIDRVNILRATKLAMKRALKDLKYHYDIVITDYVKLEGENCMPLVKGDEKSLNCACASIIAKVIRDKIMEIYHKIYPDFNFASNKGYPSKTHLEKVEKGEYTEIHRKSFSPLKKKLF, from the coding sequence ATGCTTAATTACGAATTAGAACTTTGGGAAAAGGGTCTTTTAGTAGCTGGAGTTGACGAAGCGGGGAGAGGTCCACTGGCCGGGCCCGTCGTCGCCGCTGCTGTCATACTTCCACCCTTCACGGAACCCTTTATAAAGGGCGATTCAAAGAAATTAACCAAGAAAGAAAGGGAAGAGGCTTATGAGGAGATAAAAAACAAAGCCCTGGCTGTGGGAACGGCAGTTGTGGACAGTGCAGTCATAGACAGGGTGAACATACTCAGGGCCACGAAACTCGCCATGAAAAGGGCTCTCAAAGACTTGAAGTACCATTACGATATTGTCATCACAGATTACGTAAAGCTTGAAGGAGAAAACTGCATGCCTCTAGTAAAGGGAGATGAGAAAAGTCTAAACTGCGCCTGCGCCTCTATTATCGCAAAGGTTATAAGGGACAAGATTATGGAGATTTATCACAAGATTTATCCGGATTTTAACTTTGCTTCAAACAAGGGATATCCTTCAAAAACTCACCTGGAAAAGGTGGAGAAGGGAGAGTACACGGAGATACACAGGAAGAGCTTTTCCCCCCTTAAGAAAAAACTTTTTTAG
- a CDS encoding radical SAM protein, with amino-acid sequence MNKLVLEKLTEQKESPEYMQISWAAAMTLGLIPGQFYRDTKLSCINTLLTYPSGCHATCAYCGLQKAREIEYSKKNFIRVEWPTVKTDEIIERTKQVGHAERLCISQITHPRAIRDTKYILEKVHRELGDKIFISILLNATGHTYEDLEDYKRLGAETLTVALDAATPELFEKLRGRPMNSPHRWETYWKVLEWCADIMGDGHVGAHLIVGLGETEEEMVRTIQRVRDLGGRTHLFSFWPEEGSLMEKEKPCPAPQYRRVQMARYLIDNGLARYEDMKFNEKGQIIDWGVSKEVFEEIFWSGRPFMTAGCRGKTTEVACNRPFGDCSVSDIKSYPFRPNKNDLKRIRKQMFDYEMETHYPDILNPSSFRYAH; translated from the coding sequence ATGAACAAATTAGTGCTTGAAAAGTTGACCGAGCAAAAGGAAAGCCCCGAATACATGCAGATAAGCTGGGCTGCTGCAATGACACTCGGACTCATTCCCGGACAGTTTTACAGGGACACAAAGCTGAGCTGTATAAACACGCTTCTCACCTATCCTTCAGGTTGTCACGCCACCTGTGCTTACTGCGGTCTCCAGAAAGCCAGAGAAATAGAATACTCTAAAAAGAACTTCATAAGGGTTGAGTGGCCTACCGTAAAAACGGACGAAATTATCGAAAGAACCAAGCAGGTGGGACACGCAGAGAGACTCTGTATTTCCCAGATAACCCACCCGAGGGCTATAAGGGACACAAAGTACATACTTGAAAAAGTTCACAGAGAACTCGGTGACAAAATTTTCATATCAATCCTCCTGAACGCCACAGGACACACTTACGAAGACCTTGAGGACTACAAGAGACTCGGAGCGGAAACTCTAACGGTTGCACTTGACGCGGCAACTCCTGAACTCTTTGAAAAACTAAGAGGAAGACCTATGAACAGTCCCCACAGGTGGGAAACCTACTGGAAAGTTCTCGAGTGGTGTGCGGACATTATGGGAGATGGACACGTAGGAGCTCACTTGATTGTAGGACTCGGGGAAACTGAAGAGGAAATGGTAAGAACTATACAGAGAGTGAGAGACCTCGGAGGAAGGACTCACCTCTTCTCCTTCTGGCCCGAAGAAGGTTCATTAATGGAAAAAGAAAAGCCATGTCCTGCACCACAGTACAGAAGGGTTCAAATGGCAAGATACTTGATAGACAACGGGCTTGCGAGATACGAGGACATGAAGTTCAACGAAAAGGGACAGATAATAGACTGGGGAGTTTCCAAAGAAGTGTTTGAAGAAATATTCTGGAGCGGAAGACCCTTCATGACCGCCGGGTGCAGAGGAAAGACAACAGAAGTCGCTTGCAACAGGCCCTTCGGAGATTGCTCTGTTTCAGACATAAAGAGCTATCCCTTCAGACCCAACAAAAACGACCTCAAGAGGATAAGGAAACAGATGTTTGATTACGAAATGGAAACCCACTATCCGGATATACTAAACCCGAGTTCTTTCAGGTACGCCCACTGA
- the thiD gene encoding bifunctional hydroxymethylpyrimidine kinase/phosphomethylpyrimidine kinase: MIALSIAGFDNSGGAGTLADIRTFKHFGIYGVAVITALAVQNTQKVYEVFPIPPDVVKEELKAIFEDFPIKGVKIGMLANKEIAEVVYETLKSKKTNFIVLDPVFRSKSGRELLSEEGVEFLKSEFIKIVDLITPNVPEAEILCGEEIKSLEDVKNCAQKIYSLGAKSVLIKGGHLKGNYAIDILYDGKSFYEFKAPKIAGKTPRGTGCVYSSAILANYLRHKDLIKAIKTAKDFITEAIKNSKKLGKGYEIMDF; this comes from the coding sequence ATGATAGCCCTCAGTATTGCAGGGTTTGACAACAGCGGTGGAGCGGGAACCTTAGCGGATATAAGAACATTTAAGCACTTCGGTATTTACGGAGTTGCCGTAATAACCGCCCTGGCGGTTCAAAACACCCAAAAGGTTTACGAGGTATTTCCCATTCCGCCGGATGTAGTTAAGGAAGAGCTGAAAGCAATATTTGAGGACTTTCCGATAAAGGGTGTAAAGATAGGTATGCTTGCAAATAAAGAAATAGCGGAAGTGGTTTACGAAACTCTTAAGAGTAAAAAAACAAACTTTATAGTTCTTGATCCCGTTTTTCGTTCAAAGTCAGGAAGGGAACTTCTTTCAGAAGAAGGGGTTGAGTTTCTAAAAAGTGAGTTTATTAAAATCGTTGACCTAATTACTCCAAACGTTCCAGAGGCAGAAATTCTTTGCGGAGAAGAGATAAAGAGTTTAGAAGACGTAAAAAATTGTGCCCAAAAAATTTATTCCTTAGGGGCTAAAAGCGTGCTTATAAAGGGCGGGCACTTGAAAGGAAACTATGCGATAGATATTCTTTACGACGGAAAGAGTTTTTATGAGTTTAAAGCTCCCAAAATTGCAGGAAAAACTCCGAGAGGGACGGGTTGTGTTTATTCCTCTGCAATCCTTGCCAATTACCTGAGGCACAAAGACCTAATAAAAGCGATAAAAACAGCGAAAGATTTCATTACAGAAGCTATAAAAAACAGTAAAAAACTCGGAAAAGGCTACGAGATTATGGACTTTTGA
- the fliR gene encoding flagellar biosynthetic protein FliR, translating into MDKVTSEEFLITLLLSYFRIVSFLFTFPFYGSFLIPNTIRLYLAFALSFAVLSFINITPVKVNTFVEFLVYALNELLFGFSAGLILRLLFDALIIAGELIALHTGLGFLQMFIPGMTQMSLFSGFFTLYGTLIFLSLGGGEFIILGLAESFKRLPVGSFNIFYLNPEVFLNFFYESFRLGVKIAMPLILTALILNLVLAVVNRFIPQMNVFMVGLPLQVSIGLIILLLSLPLITITMSNHFQDFFKVFEYFIQSFKSP; encoded by the coding sequence ATGGATAAGGTAACTTCCGAAGAGTTTTTAATCACGCTTTTACTTTCCTATTTTCGGATTGTTAGTTTTCTATTTACCTTTCCCTTTTATGGTTCTTTTTTAATTCCTAACACTATAAGACTTTACCTCGCCTTTGCCCTTTCTTTCGCCGTGCTTTCTTTTATAAACATTACTCCGGTGAAAGTTAACACTTTCGTGGAATTTCTGGTTTATGCTTTGAACGAACTTCTTTTTGGCTTCAGTGCAGGTTTAATACTGAGACTTTTGTTTGACGCTTTAATAATAGCTGGAGAACTTATAGCCCTCCACACGGGTCTCGGTTTCCTCCAGATGTTTATTCCGGGAATGACCCAAATGAGTCTCTTTTCCGGATTTTTTACCCTTTACGGCACGTTGATATTCCTATCACTCGGAGGCGGAGAGTTTATTATCCTCGGGCTTGCGGAGAGTTTTAAAAGACTTCCCGTAGGTTCTTTTAATATTTTTTACTTAAACCCCGAAGTTTTTTTAAACTTCTTTTACGAGAGTTTTAGACTAGGTGTTAAAATCGCCATGCCTCTTATTCTTACCGCCTTAATCCTTAACCTCGTTCTTGCAGTGGTAAACAGGTTCATACCACAGATGAACGTGTTTATGGTAGGTCTTCCACTTCAGGTTTCCATAGGGCTTATAATACTCCTCCTATCACTTCCGTTAATAACGATCACCATGTCAAACCACTTTCAGGATTTCTTCAAAGTCTTTGAGTACTTTATTCAGAGTTTCAAAAGTCCATAA
- the fliQ gene encoding flagellar biosynthesis protein FliQ → MEQDLIVSLGQRALEMTLLLALPVLLSTFVVGLVVSIFQAATQIQEMTLSYIPKVITAFLVIFLLGGWMMRKLVDFAVEIFANIPVWIR, encoded by the coding sequence ATGGAACAGGATTTAATAGTTTCCTTAGGGCAAAGAGCACTTGAAATGACGCTTCTTTTGGCACTTCCCGTATTGCTTTCCACTTTCGTTGTTGGGCTTGTGGTTAGTATATTTCAGGCGGCTACTCAAATTCAGGAAATGACGCTTTCCTATATCCCCAAGGTAATTACCGCATTTCTCGTTATATTTCTCCTCGGCGGCTGGATGATGAGAAAGCTCGTTGACTTTGCAGTTGAGATTTTTGCAAACATTCCCGTATGGATAAGGTAA
- the purH gene encoding bifunctional phosphoribosylaminoimidazolecarboxamide formyltransferase/IMP cyclohydrolase — protein sequence MRAIISVYRKEGIDKLAKALQELGYEIVSTGGTAKYLREKGISVKEVSEITGFPEILEGRVKTLHPVVHGGILFRDWVEKDKEEIEKHGIKPIDVVVVNLYPFEEKLKEGLTDKDLMEFIDIGGPTLIRAAAKNFFRVVILVDPEDYDWVIEKLKKGNLTLQDRAYLAWKAFSHTAYYDGVISQAFKKLYSIDTFGKEEALPLKRMQKLRYGENPHQRGFLYENPLEDIGITKAQVLQGKEMSFNNYLDADSAVRLVAEFPNQTVCAIIKHNNPCGVALGSSVKEAFLRAKEADPVSAFGGIVAFNDKVDGETAKELTSMFLEVVIAPDYDEEALRELSRKKNLRVIRFFGFQHAFDVKKVSGGYLLQDEDTVLYEKLQVVTKREPTAEEMEDLLFAWKVVKHTKSNAVVIAKNGQTLGIGSGNVSRVDSLKCAINKAKEFGFDLKGAVVASEAFFPFRDSIDIMAKEGITAVIQPGGSIRDQEVIDACNEHGIAMIFTGLRHFKH from the coding sequence ATGAGGGCGATAATATCCGTATACAGGAAGGAAGGAATAGACAAACTGGCAAAAGCTCTTCAGGAACTCGGCTACGAAATCGTATCAACGGGAGGAACGGCGAAGTACCTCAGAGAGAAAGGCATCTCCGTGAAAGAGGTTTCCGAAATTACAGGTTTTCCCGAAATACTTGAGGGAAGGGTTAAGACCCTCCACCCTGTAGTTCACGGAGGAATTTTATTCAGAGACTGGGTAGAAAAGGACAAGGAAGAAATAGAAAAGCATGGAATAAAACCCATAGACGTTGTCGTCGTAAACCTGTACCCCTTTGAAGAGAAATTAAAGGAAGGTTTAACGGATAAAGACTTAATGGAATTTATAGACATCGGGGGACCTACGCTCATAAGGGCGGCTGCAAAAAACTTCTTCAGGGTTGTCATCCTCGTAGATCCGGAAGATTACGACTGGGTAATAGAAAAGTTAAAGAAGGGAAACCTGACACTTCAGGACAGGGCTTACCTTGCATGGAAAGCCTTTTCCCATACCGCCTACTACGACGGTGTAATATCTCAAGCCTTTAAGAAGCTCTATTCCATAGATACTTTCGGGAAGGAAGAAGCTCTCCCCCTTAAGCGTATGCAGAAACTGAGGTACGGAGAAAACCCCCATCAAAGAGGTTTCCTTTACGAAAACCCTTTGGAAGATATAGGAATAACTAAAGCTCAGGTCCTTCAAGGAAAGGAAATGTCATTTAACAATTATCTGGACGCCGATTCCGCGGTTAGGTTAGTTGCGGAATTTCCCAATCAAACTGTGTGTGCAATCATAAAACATAACAATCCCTGTGGCGTAGCTCTCGGCTCTTCCGTAAAAGAAGCGTTTTTGAGGGCAAAGGAAGCCGATCCCGTATCCGCATTCGGGGGGATAGTGGCCTTTAACGATAAGGTTGACGGGGAAACCGCAAAAGAATTAACCTCCATGTTCCTTGAAGTTGTGATTGCCCCCGATTACGACGAAGAAGCTTTAAGGGAATTATCAAGAAAGAAAAATCTAAGAGTCATAAGGTTCTTCGGCTTTCAACACGCCTTTGACGTGAAAAAAGTTAGCGGCGGTTACCTCCTTCAGGACGAAGACACGGTACTTTACGAAAAACTCCAAGTGGTCACGAAAAGAGAACCTACGGCAGAAGAAATGGAAGATCTGTTATTCGCTTGGAAAGTGGTAAAACACACAAAGTCAAATGCCGTAGTTATAGCCAAAAACGGACAAACTCTCGGCATAGGCTCGGGAAACGTTTCCAGAGTTGACAGTTTGAAATGTGCTATAAACAAAGCCAAGGAGTTTGGTTTTGACCTCAAAGGTGCCGTGGTAGCCTCGGAAGCTTTCTTCCCGTTCAGAGACAGTATAGACATAATGGCTAAAGAAGGAATAACTGCGGTAATCCAACCCGGCGGTTCTATAAGAGATCAGGAAGTAATAGATGCGTGCAATGAACACGGAATAGCGATGATATTCACAGGTTTAAGACACTTTAAACATTAA
- the rseP gene encoding RIP metalloprotease RseP has translation MGLIAFLILIGVLVWVHEFGHFLMAKLFRVKVEIFSIGFGPPIFRRQWGETVYQIAALPLGGYVKLYGEEENVHDPRAFSTKKPWQKILIALGGPLFNFLFTILVFALVYTAGVEVPKYLKEPVVVGYVQRDSIAQKIGIKPGDKIIKINGYEVRTWEDLRDALIRLSLDGVKETTLFLERNGEVLHLTIKVPNVQKGEELGIAPLVKPVVGGVKKGSPADQVGIKPGDLILEVNGKKINTWYELVEEVRKSQGKAIKLKILRNGKMIEKELIPAKDPKTGTYFIGLFPKTETVVEKKPFGEALASAVNRTWELTVLTLKTIAGLITGKVSFQTLGGPIAIAQIAGQAAQSGFIPYLVMMAFISLQLGIFNLIPLPILDGGLILLFAIEWLRGRPLPEKFKEYWQRVGLAIIITLTIFVFINDILRLLR, from the coding sequence ATGGGTTTAATAGCCTTTTTAATTCTAATAGGTGTCCTCGTTTGGGTTCACGAGTTCGGTCACTTTTTAATGGCAAAACTCTTCAGGGTAAAGGTAGAGATATTTTCAATAGGGTTTGGTCCTCCTATATTCAGGAGACAGTGGGGAGAAACTGTATACCAGATAGCAGCCCTTCCCCTTGGAGGATACGTAAAGCTCTACGGAGAAGAGGAAAATGTTCATGATCCGAGGGCGTTCTCCACTAAAAAACCCTGGCAGAAGATACTCATAGCACTCGGAGGACCTTTATTTAACTTTCTGTTTACGATACTCGTTTTTGCCCTTGTTTACACCGCGGGCGTAGAAGTTCCCAAGTATTTAAAGGAACCAGTAGTTGTAGGATATGTACAAAGGGACTCAATAGCCCAAAAAATAGGGATAAAACCGGGAGACAAGATAATAAAGATAAACGGCTACGAAGTAAGAACCTGGGAAGATTTAAGAGATGCACTGATAAGACTATCCTTAGACGGTGTTAAAGAAACTACATTATTTTTAGAAAGGAACGGCGAAGTTTTACATCTAACTATAAAGGTCCCAAACGTACAAAAGGGTGAAGAACTCGGCATAGCCCCATTAGTAAAACCCGTGGTCGGGGGGGTAAAGAAAGGCTCACCCGCAGATCAAGTTGGCATAAAACCGGGGGACTTAATACTTGAGGTAAACGGAAAGAAGATAAACACGTGGTACGAACTCGTAGAAGAAGTAAGAAAAAGTCAGGGGAAAGCTATAAAACTCAAAATTCTTAGAAACGGAAAAATGATTGAGAAAGAATTAATTCCGGCAAAAGATCCGAAAACTGGAACTTACTTCATAGGCTTGTTTCCGAAAACCGAAACCGTAGTCGAGAAAAAGCCCTTCGGAGAGGCTCTGGCGAGCGCGGTAAACAGAACTTGGGAACTCACGGTTCTTACACTCAAAACCATAGCAGGGCTTATAACCGGTAAGGTTTCTTTCCAGACTCTCGGGGGACCTATAGCGATAGCACAAATAGCGGGACAGGCCGCCCAGAGCGGATTTATCCCGTACCTCGTTATGATGGCTTTCATTTCACTTCAACTTGGTATTTTTAACCTCATTCCCCTACCCATACTCGACGGTGGACTGATACTGCTGTTTGCCATAGAGTGGTTAAGGGGAAGACCTCTTCCTGAAAAGTTCAAGGAGTACTGGCAAAGGGTAGGACTTGCCATAATCATAACCCTCACGATTTTCGTGTTCATAAACGACATACTGAGGTTGCTGAGGTAA
- a CDS encoding secondary thiamine-phosphate synthase enzyme YjbQ, with protein sequence MKEVLRVRTTKHTSIVNITQQVDQVVKKSGVREGICVVYTPHTTACVFVNEGADPDVVRDIVYSLEKLIPWNDPSYAHMEGNSAAHIRSAIIGNSRVIPIIDGELALGTWESIFLADFDGPRERKVIVVVLGEK encoded by the coding sequence ATGAAGGAAGTTCTTAGAGTAAGGACCACAAAACACACCAGTATAGTGAACATAACTCAGCAGGTTGATCAGGTGGTTAAAAAGTCCGGGGTGAGAGAGGGAATATGCGTCGTTTACACACCACACACCACTGCCTGTGTTTTCGTAAACGAAGGGGCTGATCCGGACGTCGTGAGGGATATTGTGTATTCCCTTGAGAAGTTAATCCCCTGGAACGACCCAAGTTATGCCCACATGGAAGGAAACTCCGCAGCCCACATAAGGAGCGCAATCATAGGAAACTCAAGAGTAATTCCTATAATAGACGGAGAACTGGCTCTGGGAACTTGGGAGTCCATATTCCTGGCGGACTTTGACGGTCCCAGAGAGAGGAAAGTCATAGTGGTAGTTCTGGGAGAAAAGTAA
- a CDS encoding DUF1122 family protein, translated as MVKYEELLKTLENGINSEEGEIRLVRKSQGRFKEEFNFDLSLGSKPLLTLKVFLGRKPYWQPWVEVFGVNPNLRNVFFGSEAERKLYEFLSEHFGRIFVEYFEDKETTYELQKGVPPALSRLGFELLKLGYTYFRDWYIPEGLMEGGHKIQAEKPKTEEAKKRHLENLKKEFEEFIGKCEDEGLIKKVKERYNFLEHEGSS; from the coding sequence ATGGTGAAGTATGAAGAGCTTTTAAAAACCTTGGAAAATGGTATAAATTCCGAAGAAGGAGAAATAAGGCTCGTAAGGAAATCCCAAGGAAGGTTTAAAGAGGAGTTCAACTTTGACCTTTCCCTTGGAAGTAAACCTCTTTTAACGCTTAAAGTGTTCCTCGGAAGAAAACCTTACTGGCAACCCTGGGTGGAGGTCTTCGGCGTAAATCCGAATCTGAGGAACGTATTTTTCGGAAGCGAAGCAGAAAGAAAACTTTACGAATTCTTAAGTGAGCATTTCGGAAGGATTTTCGTGGAGTACTTTGAAGACAAAGAAACTACTTACGAGTTACAAAAGGGGGTTCCACCCGCACTCTCAAGGCTCGGATTTGAACTTTTAAAGCTCGGATACACCTACTTCAGGGACTGGTACATACCCGAGGGCTTGATGGAAGGAGGACACAAGATACAGGCGGAAAAACCAAAAACGGAAGAGGCAAAAAAGAGACACCTTGAAAACTTAAAGAAGGAGTTTGAAGAATTTATAGGTAAGTGCGAGGACGAAGGGTTAATTAAAAAGGTAAAAGAGAGGTATAATTTCCTTGAGCATGAAGGAAGTTCTTAG